The proteins below are encoded in one region of Lactuca sativa cultivar Salinas chromosome 3, Lsat_Salinas_v11, whole genome shotgun sequence:
- the LOC111914466 gene encoding MLP-like protein 31, with translation MAITGKISREVEIKCHRHLVYELYKHKPHHISVVDPERVEACHLISGQWGVPGAVIQWHYYHDGKKETAKEIIEEIDDELHKIVFKVIEGDILDVYNSISVIFMTKDVGDKKFVIRTIEFEKANDSIPDPTSYLDSLCGLAGNMDSHFLK, from the exons ATGGCTATAACTGGAAAGATATCACGTGAAGTTGAAATCAAATGTCATCGTCACCTGGTCTATGAACTCTACAAGCACAAGCCCCACCACATATCAGTCGTCGACCCTGAGAGGGTTGAAGCTTGCCATTTAATTTCTGGTCAATGGGGTGTTCCTGGAGCTGTCATTCAGTGGCACTACTACCATG ATGGAAAAAAGGAAACTGCTAAGGAAATCATTGAAGAAATTGATGATGAATTACACAAAATTGTGTTCAAAGTTATTGAAGGAGATATCTTGGACGTGTATAATTCCATTAGTGTCATCTTTATGACCAAAGATGTGGGCGATAAGAAGTTTGTTATCCGTACTATAGAGTTCGAGAAGGCCAATGATAGTATACCGGATCCAACATCGTATCTGGACTCGCTTTGTGGACTAGCTGGAAATATGGATTCTCATTTTCTCAAGTAA